The Solibacillus sp. FSL W7-1436 genome window below encodes:
- the wecB gene encoding non-hydrolyzing UDP-N-acetylglucosamine 2-epimerase has protein sequence MTKKFKVMTIFGTRPEAIKMAPLVLELEKHPEQIESIVTVTAQHRQMLDQVLETFEITPDYDLNIMKDRQTLVDVATNALLGLDRVMKEAKPDIVLVHGDTATTFVGSLAAFYNQIAIGHVEAGLRTGQKYSPYPEEMNRQLTGVMADLHFAPTEQSRANLLKENKPAEAIFVTGNTAIDALKTTVSDNYTHPVIEKIGSDRMILLTAHRRENLGEPMRNMFRAIMRLLNEHEDVQVVYPVHMNPAVREVANEILGDNPRVHLIEPLEVFDFHNFAARSYMILTDSGGVQEEAPSLGKPVLVLRDTTERPEGIAAGTLKLAGTDEEVIYKMAKELLVNDKAYEAMAHASNPYGDGFASERIVEALLQFAQKQLVDESVEKAETR, from the coding sequence ATGACAAAGAAGTTTAAAGTTATGACGATTTTTGGAACACGTCCGGAAGCAATTAAAATGGCCCCTCTTGTGCTGGAACTGGAAAAACATCCGGAACAAATTGAATCGATTGTTACTGTAACGGCCCAGCATCGTCAAATGCTTGACCAGGTATTGGAAACTTTTGAAATTACACCGGATTATGATTTAAATATAATGAAAGACCGTCAAACATTAGTGGATGTAGCGACGAATGCACTATTAGGACTTGATCGAGTAATGAAAGAAGCAAAACCTGATATTGTATTGGTACACGGTGATACAGCAACAACTTTTGTAGGCAGTCTGGCGGCTTTCTACAATCAGATTGCAATTGGGCATGTAGAAGCAGGACTTCGTACAGGTCAAAAATATTCACCATATCCTGAAGAGATGAACCGTCAGTTAACTGGTGTAATGGCAGATCTGCATTTTGCGCCAACGGAACAATCCCGTGCAAATCTGTTAAAGGAAAACAAACCGGCAGAAGCAATTTTCGTAACAGGCAACACGGCTATCGATGCATTAAAAACAACGGTAAGTGACAATTATACACATCCGGTTATTGAAAAAATCGGTTCAGACCGCATGATTTTACTAACGGCACACCGTCGTGAAAACCTGGGTGAACCTATGCGCAATATGTTCCGTGCTATTATGCGTCTGTTGAACGAGCATGAAGATGTGCAGGTTGTTTACCCAGTGCATATGAATCCTGCAGTTCGAGAAGTAGCCAATGAAATTTTAGGGGACAACCCTCGTGTTCATTTGATCGAACCGTTGGAAGTATTTGACTTCCATAATTTCGCCGCCCGTTCTTACATGATTTTAACGGATTCTGGCGGTGTTCAGGAAGAAGCGCCATCACTAGGGAAGCCGGTACTTGTTTTACGTGATACAACAGAGCGTCCTGAAGGGATTGCGGCAGGTACGCTGAAGCTTGCGGGAACAGATGAAGAAGTTATATACAAAATGGCGAAAGAATTATTAGTCAATGATAAGGCCTATGAAGCGATGGCACATGCATCGAATCCGTATGGAGATGGATTTGCTTCAGAGCGTATTGTAGAAGCACTACTGCAATTTGCTCAAAAGC